The following are encoded in a window of Urocitellus parryii isolate mUroPar1 chromosome 7, mUroPar1.hap1, whole genome shotgun sequence genomic DNA:
- the Dlx4 gene encoding homeobox protein DLX-4 translates to MTSLPCPLPGRDVSKAVFPNLAPIPSVVATYPLGTSPATAASPDLSYSGPYRHLLSYPYTGPATPGDSYLHCQQPAAPSRPLSDPAESPQEPETESEKPVLSPDASQQHLLAPTKKQRKPRTIYSSLQLQHLNQRFQHTQYLALPERAQLAAQLGLTQTQVKIWFQNKRSKYKKLLKQNSGCQEGDFPGRPASLSPCSPPLPYLWDLPKAGALPTGGYGNSFGAWYQHHSPDVLAPPQMM, encoded by the exons ATGACCTCTttgccctgccccctccctggccGGGATGTCTCCAAAGCTGTCTTTCCGAACCTCGCCCCCATCCCGTCGGTAGTGGCTACCTACCCGCTTGGCACGTCCCCCGCAACCGCAGCCTCTCCCGATTTGTCCTACTCGGGACCGTATCGTCACCTTCTGTCCTACCCCTACACCGGGCCGGCGACGCCAGGAGACTCCTACCTGCACTGCCAGCAACCCGCGGCGCCATCTCGGCCCCTCAGCGACCCGGCTGAGAGCCCACAGGAACCAGAGACAG AATCCGAGAAGCCAGTGCTGTCCCCGGATGCCTCCCAACAGCACCTGCTTGCCCCCACCAAGAAGCAGCGCAAGCCAAGGACCATCTATTCCAGCCTGCAGCTGCAGCACCTAAACCAGCGTTTCCAGCATACGCAGTACCTGGCACTGCCCGAGAGGGCCCAGCTGGCAGCACAGCTGGGCCTCACCCAGACGCAG GTAAAGATCTGGTTTCAGAATAAACGCTCCAAATACAAGAAGCTCCTGAAGCAGAACTCTGGGTGCCAGGAAGGGGACTTCCCTGGGAGACCCGCTTCCCTGtctccctgctctccaccccttcCATACCTCTGGGATTTACCCAAGGCAGGTGCCCTGCCCACTGGTGGCTATGGCAACAGCTTTGGAGCCTGGTATCAGCATCATTCCCCAGATGTACTGGCTCCACCTCAAATGATGTGA